One genomic segment of Thalassospiraceae bacterium LMO-SO8 includes these proteins:
- a CDS encoding nuclear transport factor 2 family protein → MIPHPTDAADRYRRYLETLTPQTLDALGDHVTADVRFKDPFNDVRGRDAMRRVFEHMFENVSDIRFTVHDMALDGTTCFMNWRFAGRLGNREWAFDGASVITLGADGKVTCHVDHWDAAAAFYERLPVIGWLLARIRGRLAIR, encoded by the coding sequence ATGATCCCGCACCCGACCGACGCCGCCGACCGTTACCGGCGCTACCTGGAAACGCTGACCCCGCAGACGCTCGACGCCCTGGGGGATCATGTCACCGCCGATGTCCGTTTCAAGGACCCCTTCAACGATGTCCGCGGGCGGGACGCCATGCGCCGGGTGTTCGAACATATGTTCGAGAACGTATCCGACATCCGCTTCACCGTGCATGACATGGCGCTGGACGGCACAACCTGTTTCATGAACTGGCGGTTCGCGGGCCGGCTGGGCAATCGGGAATGGGCGTTCGACGGGGCCAGCGTCATCACCCTGGGAGCGGACGGAAAAGTCACCTGCCACGTCGATCATTGGGATGCGGCGGCGGCGTTTTACGAGCGGCTGCCGGTTATTGGATGGCTCCTCGCGCGGATTCGTGGGCGGTTAGCCATTCGCTGA
- a CDS encoding SDR family NAD(P)-dependent oxidoreductase: MIETDRPKVAWVTGAGKGIGRALALRLARQGHAVAASARSEQDLISLEQVADGGRITGFPLDITDAGRADVMVEVIENRLGPLDLVVLNAGTHRPTPAMEFSAAEARGVIDTNLSGTLNCLAPVMARFMARGAGQIAVVASLAGYRGLPGAAAYGASKAGLINLCEALRPELAAAGVDLRLINPGFVKTPLTDKNDFPMPFLIDVEEAVDRIIDGLHGDSFDIAFPRRFALLMKLLRLLPDRLFFAVTRRMLRP; the protein is encoded by the coding sequence ATGATCGAGACCGACCGTCCCAAGGTGGCCTGGGTCACCGGCGCCGGAAAGGGTATCGGGCGCGCCCTGGCCCTGCGCCTGGCGCGCCAAGGCCATGCCGTCGCCGCCAGCGCGCGGTCGGAGCAGGACCTGATCTCCCTGGAGCAGGTTGCGGATGGCGGCCGCATCACCGGGTTCCCTCTGGACATCACCGATGCCGGACGCGCGGACGTCATGGTCGAGGTTATTGAAAACCGGCTGGGTCCGCTGGACCTCGTGGTCCTCAATGCGGGGACCCACCGGCCAACCCCGGCGATGGAATTTTCGGCGGCCGAGGCGCGGGGCGTCATCGACACCAACCTGTCGGGAACATTGAACTGCCTGGCGCCGGTCATGGCGCGGTTCATGGCGCGCGGTGCGGGCCAGATCGCCGTGGTCGCCTCCCTCGCCGGGTATCGGGGGCTGCCCGGGGCGGCCGCCTACGGCGCGTCGAAAGCCGGGCTCATCAATCTGTGCGAGGCGCTGCGCCCGGAGCTGGCGGCGGCGGGCGTGGACCTGCGCCTCATCAATCCGGGGTTCGTGAAGACGCCGCTGACGGATAAGAACGATTTTCCCATGCCCTTCCTGATCGACGTCGAGGAGGCGGTGGACCGCATCATCGACGGACTGCACGGCGACAGCTTCGACATCGCCTTTCCCCGGCGGTTCGCCCTGCTGATGAAGCTGCTGCGGCTGCTGCCCGATCGCTTGTTCTTCGCCGTCACGCGACGCATGCTGCGCCCATGA
- a CDS encoding DUF6134 family protein, whose amino-acid sequence MIFSAVLAALFIVAIPKPGASDAATRHAGTAGQAADGRDEIRFDVYRNGTRVGFHRVGFQAGDGGLTVDAQFEIQVTFLGITVYRYRYDSKALWTDGSLSAIRTTVDDDGAVLEVQARRIGGRFYVAAGDAAYETAAPLFPTNHWNARVLGQDRVLNTLTGQVNKVRIEARGPARVETERGPVAATHYAYTGDLNTDVWYDAAGRWVKMRFQGRDGSLIDYVCRQCQAGAGKRTAG is encoded by the coding sequence GTGATTTTTTCCGCTGTTCTTGCCGCCTTATTCATCGTCGCGATCCCGAAGCCCGGGGCTTCGGACGCGGCCACGCGTCATGCCGGCACGGCGGGTCAGGCGGCCGATGGCCGCGACGAGATCCGCTTCGACGTCTATCGTAACGGAACCCGCGTCGGTTTTCACCGCGTGGGGTTTCAGGCGGGAGACGGCGGGCTCACCGTCGACGCGCAGTTCGAGATCCAGGTCACGTTTCTGGGCATCACCGTCTATCGTTATCGATACGATTCCAAGGCGTTGTGGACGGATGGCAGCCTGTCCGCGATCCGGACAACCGTCGATGACGATGGCGCCGTCTTGGAGGTGCAGGCCCGGCGGATCGGCGGGCGCTTCTATGTTGCGGCCGGTGACGCCGCCTATGAGACCGCCGCACCCCTGTTCCCGACAAACCACTGGAACGCGAGGGTTCTTGGACAGGACCGGGTCCTCAACACACTGACGGGACAGGTCAACAAAGTGCGGATCGAGGCGCGCGGGCCCGCGCGCGTGGAAACGGAACGCGGGCCCGTCGCCGCGACCCATTATGCTTATACCGGCGATCTCAACACCGACGTCTGGTACGACGCGGCGGGGCGTTGGGTGAAAATGCGGTTCCAGGGCCGGGACGGCTCGTTGATCGACTATGTCTGCCGCCAATGCCAGGCCGGCGCCGGCAAGAGGACAGCGGGATGA
- a CDS encoding Eco29kI family restriction endonuclease has product MALSDNSHEPFDPLAVENIGVTLAVELLEQPVAAVPPEEVFRGPGIYTLYYTGNHEAYQSLQALDAGRFIFPVYVGRALRRNARQGFSPTPSTASELRSRIGTHARSIEQAANLEVTDFKCRYLVLQDAYIALAESILIMAFRPPWNGMGIGSNAVGGPRMAGLASLWDSLHPGRGGRPAGLEDRAREAFDKIRETAAQLIDPPLDPVSRRIYDKIMRFV; this is encoded by the coding sequence ATGGCCTTGAGTGATAATTCACACGAACCATTCGACCCACTCGCTGTAGAGAACATCGGCGTGACGCTAGCCGTTGAGCTTCTAGAACAGCCGGTGGCTGCAGTACCGCCAGAGGAAGTTTTCAGGGGCCCTGGTATCTACACACTCTATTACACGGGCAACCATGAAGCGTATCAATCGCTCCAGGCGCTTGACGCCGGTCGGTTCATCTTCCCGGTTTACGTCGGAAGGGCATTGAGACGTAACGCAAGACAGGGCTTCTCGCCCACCCCCTCAACAGCATCGGAACTCCGTTCCCGCATCGGCACACACGCGCGGTCCATTGAGCAAGCTGCAAACCTTGAGGTCACCGACTTTAAGTGTCGCTATCTGGTGCTTCAAGACGCCTACATTGCTTTGGCAGAGTCGATCCTGATTATGGCCTTTAGGCCACCTTGGAATGGAATGGGCATTGGTAGCAACGCCGTCGGTGGCCCGCGCATGGCGGGGCTAGCGTCGTTATGGGACTCGCTTCATCCAGGGCGCGGTGGACGTCCAGCCGGACTTGAGGATCGAGCTCGCGAGGCCTTCGACAAGATACGGGAGACTGCGGCTCAATTGATTGATCCGCCACTCGACCCTGTCTCTCGTCGCATCTACGACAAGATCATGCGGTTCGTTTAA
- a CDS encoding DUF3833 domain-containing protein, with protein sequence MKPVEFKDQSPVLLIEDYFQGSTKAWGIFEDRFGTLRRQFVVEITGTWDGTVLQLDERFQYSDGETDRRVWRIRKTGDHSYEGEADDVIGKAKGEAYGNALNWRYDMDLKVGDGTVRVQFDDWMFLQPSNVLINRAKVSKFGIEVGSVTLAFIKPEKALHMSGAVLSEWLTAHESARGAIQ encoded by the coding sequence ATGAAACCCGTTGAGTTCAAGGACCAGTCCCCCGTCCTGTTGATCGAGGATTACTTCCAAGGGTCGACGAAAGCCTGGGGCATTTTCGAAGATCGGTTCGGCACCCTGCGGCGGCAGTTCGTGGTGGAGATCACGGGCACCTGGGACGGAACGGTCCTGCAATTGGACGAACGCTTTCAGTATTCCGACGGCGAGACCGACCGCCGCGTGTGGCGCATCCGCAAGACCGGCGATCACAGCTACGAAGGCGAAGCCGACGACGTGATCGGCAAGGCCAAGGGCGAAGCCTACGGCAACGCATTGAACTGGCGGTACGACATGGACCTGAAGGTCGGCGACGGCACCGTTCGCGTCCAATTCGACGACTGGATGTTTCTGCAGCCGTCGAACGTTCTGATCAATCGCGCCAAGGTCAGCAAGTTCGGGATCGAGGTGGGGTCGGTCACCCTGGCCTTCATCAAGCCCGAGAAGGCCCTGCACATGTCCGGGGCGGTTCTCAGCGAATGGCTAACCGCCCACGAATCCGCGCGAGGAGCCATCCAATAA
- a CDS encoding DNA cytosine methyltransferase has product MKSVELFAGAGGLGMAVAHSGFKAAAVIERDRWACDTIRENKARGHKSVTQWPLFAGDVREFDYSSLEGTIDLVTGGPPCQPFSLGGRHRNRLDDRDMFPEAIRAVRELRPKAFVIENVKGLTRATFANYTQYIQLQLKHPELVIGRGESWIDHLHRLEREETGGVAGGLHYNVVMEVKNAADFGVPQKRERVFIVGFRNDTGVRWSFPNETHSHDALLWSQWRDGVYWDLHRVAKKDRPEGGRGQQRALKLSGKPNLDAWRTVRDALSDLPDPEFDPDGAAKYLDHRFQPGARSYPGHTGSPLDEPAKTLKAGVHGVPGGENMLRRPDGSIRYFSVRESARLQTFPDDYVFHGSWTETMRQLGNAVPVELAEVIVGSVRKSLKRTA; this is encoded by the coding sequence ATGAAGTCGGTGGAGTTGTTTGCGGGTGCGGGTGGCCTTGGCATGGCGGTGGCCCACTCAGGCTTCAAGGCGGCGGCCGTGATCGAGCGAGACCGGTGGGCTTGCGATACCATCCGCGAGAACAAAGCTCGGGGCCATAAGTCCGTGACCCAATGGCCCTTGTTCGCTGGTGATGTCCGTGAGTTCGATTATAGCTCCCTTGAGGGCACCATCGACCTTGTAACCGGCGGACCTCCCTGTCAGCCCTTCTCCCTGGGCGGCAGGCACCGCAATCGCCTTGATGATCGCGACATGTTTCCCGAGGCGATCCGCGCGGTGCGGGAACTTCGACCCAAGGCGTTCGTGATCGAGAACGTGAAGGGCCTGACTCGGGCGACGTTCGCCAATTACACCCAGTATATCCAACTTCAACTCAAGCACCCGGAACTGGTTATAGGGCGAGGCGAGTCCTGGATTGATCATTTGCATCGGTTGGAGCGCGAGGAGACCGGAGGCGTTGCCGGCGGGCTTCACTACAACGTCGTGATGGAGGTGAAGAACGCCGCAGACTTCGGTGTTCCGCAGAAGCGCGAGCGTGTGTTCATCGTCGGGTTTAGGAACGATACGGGTGTGCGATGGTCGTTCCCCAACGAGACCCACTCCCACGACGCTCTCCTCTGGTCTCAGTGGCGGGATGGCGTTTACTGGGACCTCCACCGGGTGGCCAAGAAGGACCGGCCCGAGGGTGGACGTGGCCAGCAACGAGCCCTCAAGTTATCCGGCAAGCCCAACTTGGACGCATGGCGGACGGTGAGGGACGCCCTGTCGGACTTGCCCGATCCAGAGTTCGACCCTGACGGCGCCGCCAAGTATTTGGATCACCGGTTCCAGCCTGGAGCGCGTTCCTATCCTGGCCATACGGGGAGCCCGCTCGACGAGCCCGCGAAGACCCTTAAGGCCGGGGTTCATGGGGTCCCTGGGGGGGAGAACATGCTGCGTCGTCCGGATGGAAGTATCCGTTACTTCTCGGTTCGGGAGTCCGCTCGATTGCAAACCTTCCCCGATGACTACGTGTTCCACGGCTCCTGGACGGAGACCATGCGCCAGCTTGGTAACGCTGTACCGGTGGAACTCGCCGAGGTCATCGTGGGGAGTGTGCGGAAAAGCCTTAAACGAACCGCATGA
- a CDS encoding very short patch repair endonuclease: MSRVRGRDTKPEMTVRRMVHGMGYRYRLHGKGLPGKPDLVFRPKRKVMFVHGCFWHRHPDPECPLARMPKSRLDFWKPKLDGNRERDIRTQRKLEDQGWNVMVVWECQLRDREALGARIREFLG, translated from the coding sequence ATGAGCCGTGTCCGAGGGCGTGACACCAAGCCCGAGATGACGGTTCGACGCATGGTTCACGGCATGGGATACAGGTACCGCCTGCACGGCAAGGGGCTGCCGGGCAAGCCCGACCTGGTATTCCGGCCCAAGCGCAAGGTTATGTTCGTTCACGGGTGCTTTTGGCACCGACACCCCGATCCCGAATGCCCCCTGGCGCGGATGCCAAAGAGCCGCCTGGATTTCTGGAAGCCCAAGCTAGACGGCAACCGAGAACGGGATATAAGGACTCAACGGAAGTTAGAGGACCAGGGATGGAACGTGATGGTCGTGTGGGAGTGTCAACTCCGAGATCGTGAAGCCCTCGGGGCACGGATTAGGGAGTTCCTCGGATGA